A single window of Kitasatospora sp. HUAS MG31 DNA harbors:
- a CDS encoding DUF2017 domain-containing protein, producing the protein MAGLFESAGDGGAAIALDEIEVSILRSFEMQMLELIGPGPGREGEDPLAALFADGPTEIPEDPALARLFPDAYGEPGRPADPETAEMAAEFRRYTELDLRARKRDDAIAVVRALDSARGKGGVVSVPAEDCPRWLGALNDLRLALGARLEVDEDDEEGLYGLPDDDPRKPLVVAYLWFGGMQETLLEAMAG; encoded by the coding sequence ATGGCTGGGTTGTTCGAGAGCGCCGGCGACGGCGGCGCGGCGATCGCGCTGGACGAGATCGAGGTCTCCATCCTCCGCTCCTTCGAGATGCAGATGCTGGAGCTCATCGGGCCCGGACCGGGCAGGGAGGGGGAGGACCCGCTGGCCGCGCTGTTCGCCGACGGGCCGACCGAGATCCCCGAGGACCCGGCGCTGGCCCGGCTGTTCCCCGACGCGTACGGCGAGCCGGGCCGGCCGGCCGACCCGGAGACCGCCGAGATGGCCGCGGAGTTCCGCCGCTACACCGAGCTGGACCTGCGGGCCCGCAAGCGGGACGACGCCATCGCGGTGGTCCGGGCGCTGGACTCCGCGCGCGGCAAGGGCGGTGTGGTCAGCGTGCCCGCCGAGGACTGCCCACGCTGGCTCGGCGCCCTCAACGACCTCCGGCTCGCCCTCGGCGCCCGGCTGGAGGTCGACGAGGACGACGAGGAGGGCCTGTACGGCCTGCCCGACGACGACCCGCGCAAGCCCCTGGTGGTGGCCTACCTCTGGTTCGGCGGCATGCAGGAGACCCTGCTGGAGGCGATGGCCGGCTGA
- a CDS encoding DUF2332 domain-containing protein, which translates to MSLDHAIAMFEHQAEACAELGSPMYAELLRRATRDLAAGGPCAAAIAGYEDAPGPAAVALRLLGGVHALVLTGRAPALAAHYPSAGGEFTDADAAWEAFDAALTGNPDWIRGWMTRPPQTNEVGRANLLTTGLRYALGGRPRPVRLFELGSSAGLNLLADRFRYESPGFAAGPADSPVLLADAWRGAPPAWLARAAGTPLRIVERHGCDPTPIDPRSDEGALALRAYVWPDQPARTARLEGALRLAAEVPTEVAAVGAGAFLRGVETAEGTLTVVWHSVMKQYVPAEEWAVVQGELERLAAASSEDAPFAYLAFEPRRSGDRHPFLLTARLGAGEERVLAEAVPHGLPAWDAEDVLLG; encoded by the coding sequence ATGTCACTGGACCACGCCATCGCGATGTTCGAGCACCAGGCCGAGGCCTGCGCGGAGCTCGGCTCGCCGATGTACGCCGAGCTGCTGCGTCGCGCCACCCGCGACCTGGCCGCCGGCGGTCCCTGCGCCGCCGCGATCGCCGGGTACGAGGACGCCCCCGGGCCGGCCGCCGTCGCCCTGCGGCTGCTCGGCGGCGTCCACGCCCTGGTGCTGACCGGGCGGGCCCCTGCGCTCGCCGCCCACTACCCCAGCGCCGGCGGGGAGTTCACCGACGCGGACGCGGCGTGGGAGGCGTTCGACGCCGCGTTGACCGGCAACCCGGACTGGATCCGCGGCTGGATGACCCGGCCGCCGCAGACCAACGAGGTCGGCCGTGCCAACCTGCTCACCACCGGCCTGCGGTACGCCCTCGGCGGCCGTCCGCGGCCGGTCCGGCTGTTCGAACTCGGCTCCAGCGCGGGCCTCAACCTGCTGGCGGACCGGTTCCGGTACGAGTCCCCGGGTTTCGCCGCCGGCCCGGCCGATTCGCCGGTGCTGCTCGCGGACGCCTGGCGCGGCGCCCCGCCGGCCTGGCTGGCCCGGGCCGCCGGCACCCCGCTGCGGATCGTCGAGCGCCACGGCTGCGACCCGACCCCGATCGACCCCCGGTCGGACGAGGGCGCCCTGGCCCTGCGCGCCTACGTCTGGCCGGACCAGCCCGCCCGGACGGCGCGTCTGGAGGGCGCGCTGCGGCTGGCCGCGGAGGTCCCCACCGAGGTCGCCGCCGTGGGCGCGGGCGCGTTCCTGCGCGGTGTGGAGACGGCGGAGGGCACGCTCACCGTGGTCTGGCACTCGGTGATGAAGCAGTACGTCCCGGCGGAGGAATGGGCCGTTGTCCAGGGCGAGTTGGAGCGTCTCGCGGCCGCGTCCAGCGAGGACGCGCCGTTCGCGTACCTGGCCTTCGAGCCGCGCCGGTCCGGCGACCGGCACCCCTTCCTGCTCACGGCCCGGCTGGGCGCCGGCGAGGAGCGGGTGCTGGCCGAGGCCGTACCGCACGGCCTGCCCGCCTGGGACGCCGAGGACGTGCTGCTCGGCTGA
- a CDS encoding MoaD/ThiS family protein, which yields MAIEVRIPTILRTYTDGAKAVEGTGANLGELFTDLDARHPGIAERLLEAGELRRFVNVYLNDEDVRFLDGIATEVADGDSITILPAVAGGSR from the coding sequence ATGGCCATCGAGGTCCGCATCCCCACCATCCTCCGCACCTACACCGACGGCGCCAAGGCCGTCGAGGGCACCGGCGCCAACCTCGGGGAGCTCTTCACCGACCTCGACGCCCGCCACCCGGGCATCGCCGAGCGCCTGCTGGAGGCCGGCGAGCTGCGCCGGTTCGTCAACGTCTACCTCAACGACGAGGACGTCCGCTTCCTCGACGGCATCGCCACCGAGGTCGCCGACGGCGACAGCATCACCATCCTCCCGGCCGTGGCCGGCGGCAGCCGCTGA
- a CDS encoding cation diffusion facilitator family transporter, translated as MKGHHEHHTHRDAAPRHRWTHRLAHLLRPHSHEAADRVDTALESSAEGLRTIWTSLVVLGLTAGLQAGIVVISGSVALLGDTVHNLADALTAVPLGLAFLLGRRAATRSYTYGYGRAEDLAGVAVVLTVAVSAVLAAATAVDRLLHPQPVGHLWAVAGAALAGCAGNEWVARYRIRTGRRIGSAALVADGLHARADGLTSLAVLLGAGGSALGWRLADPVVGLLIAVAILAVLRTSIREVGRRLMDAVDPALVDAAERALGGVEGVRGVGALRMRWIGHSLRAEAEVVVDRTLTVVAGHQVAEAAERALIRAVPRLLGATVHIDHAH; from the coding sequence ATGAAGGGCCACCACGAGCACCACACCCACCGTGACGCTGCCCCGCGCCACCGGTGGACGCACCGGTTGGCGCACCTCCTCCGACCGCACTCCCACGAGGCGGCCGATCGGGTGGACACCGCCCTGGAGTCCTCGGCCGAAGGGCTGCGGACGATCTGGACCTCCCTCGTCGTGCTCGGCCTCACCGCCGGCCTCCAGGCCGGGATCGTCGTGATCTCCGGCTCGGTCGCCCTGCTCGGCGACACCGTGCACAACCTCGCCGACGCCCTCACCGCCGTCCCCCTCGGCCTCGCCTTCCTGCTCGGCCGCCGGGCCGCCACCCGCAGCTACACCTACGGCTACGGCCGCGCCGAGGACCTCGCCGGGGTCGCCGTGGTGCTCACCGTGGCCGTCTCGGCGGTCCTCGCCGCCGCCACCGCCGTGGACCGGCTGCTCCACCCGCAACCCGTCGGCCACCTCTGGGCGGTCGCCGGCGCCGCACTGGCCGGCTGCGCCGGCAACGAGTGGGTCGCCCGGTACCGCATCCGCACCGGCCGGCGGATCGGCTCCGCCGCCCTGGTCGCCGACGGCCTGCACGCCCGCGCGGACGGCCTCACCTCGCTGGCCGTCCTGCTCGGCGCCGGCGGCAGCGCCCTCGGCTGGCGCCTCGCCGACCCCGTGGTGGGCCTGCTGATCGCGGTGGCGATCCTGGCGGTGCTGCGGACCTCGATCCGCGAGGTGGGGCGGCGGCTGATGGACGCGGTGGACCCGGCGCTGGTGGACGCGGCGGAACGGGCGCTCGGGGGCGTGGAGGGCGTGCGGGGGGTGGGGGCGCTGCGGATGCGGTGGATCGGGCACTCGCTGCGGGCCGAGGCGGAGGTGGTCGTGGACCGGACGCTCACCGTGGTCGCCGGGCACCAGGTCGCGGAGGCGGCCGAACGGGCGCTGATCCGTGCGGTACCCCGGCTCCTGGGCGCCACCGTCCACATCGACCACGCCCACTGA
- a CDS encoding amino acid permease: MTQQAYDEVIDTPPGEEGYERGLGSRQIQMIAIGGAIGTGLFLGAGTAISKAGPSLILSYAVAGVVIFAIMRALGELLTYRPVSGSFAEYAREFLGPFAGYVTGWTYWLFWVVTGMAETTAAAVYVKYWAPGIPQWASALTFLVVLYCANLISVKLFGEIEFWFSMVKVTAIIGMILIGIGVLTLGFGSPAAETASVTHLWQDGGYFPEGIGATVMTLQIVMFAYLGVELVGVTAGESEDPARTLPRAINTLPWRIALFYVGALVIILSLVPWTEFSPGVSPFVEAFGRVGIPAAAGIVNFVVLTAALSSCNSGMYSTGRMLRDLALRGQAPNGFTALNRRRTPAVAITVSTVLMGAGVVLNYVVPARAFEYITSVATVCGLWTWAVILVCQIRYRAAWRSGRLPAPGFKAPGGSWTSWAALAFLVAVVVLIALDEGSRISLYVFPVWALFLVAGYQVLKRRNPAAVLAAGAPAGPEPQVRAESGS; the protein is encoded by the coding sequence ATGACCCAGCAGGCGTACGACGAGGTGATCGACACCCCGCCGGGCGAGGAGGGCTACGAGCGGGGCCTCGGCAGCCGCCAGATCCAGATGATCGCGATCGGCGGAGCCATCGGCACCGGCCTGTTCCTCGGCGCCGGCACCGCGATCTCCAAGGCCGGCCCGAGCCTGATCCTCAGTTACGCCGTGGCCGGCGTGGTGATCTTCGCCATCATGCGGGCGCTGGGTGAACTCCTCACCTACCGCCCGGTCTCCGGCAGTTTCGCCGAGTACGCGCGGGAGTTCCTCGGCCCGTTCGCCGGCTACGTCACCGGCTGGACGTACTGGCTGTTCTGGGTGGTCACCGGCATGGCGGAGACCACCGCCGCCGCGGTCTACGTGAAGTACTGGGCGCCCGGGATCCCGCAGTGGGCCAGCGCGTTGACCTTCCTGGTGGTGCTCTACTGCGCCAACCTGATCTCGGTGAAGCTGTTCGGCGAGATCGAGTTCTGGTTCTCGATGGTCAAGGTGACCGCCATCATCGGCATGATCCTCATCGGCATCGGCGTGCTCACCCTCGGCTTCGGCAGCCCGGCGGCCGAGACGGCGTCGGTCACCCACCTCTGGCAGGACGGCGGGTACTTCCCCGAGGGCATCGGCGCCACCGTGATGACCCTGCAGATCGTCATGTTCGCCTACCTGGGCGTGGAGTTGGTGGGCGTCACCGCCGGCGAGAGCGAGGACCCGGCCAGGACCCTGCCGCGGGCCATCAACACCCTGCCCTGGCGGATCGCGCTGTTCTACGTCGGCGCCCTGGTGATCATCCTCTCGCTCGTCCCGTGGACCGAGTTCAGCCCCGGCGTCAGCCCCTTCGTCGAGGCCTTCGGCCGGGTGGGCATCCCCGCGGCGGCCGGCATCGTGAACTTCGTGGTGCTCACCGCGGCGCTCTCCTCCTGCAACTCCGGCATGTACTCCACCGGCCGGATGCTGCGCGACCTCGCGCTCCGCGGCCAGGCGCCGAACGGCTTCACCGCGCTCAACCGCCGCCGCACCCCGGCCGTCGCGATCACCGTCTCGACCGTGCTGATGGGCGCCGGCGTGGTGCTCAACTACGTCGTCCCGGCGCGGGCGTTCGAGTACATCACCTCGGTGGCCACCGTCTGCGGCCTGTGGACCTGGGCGGTCATCCTGGTCTGCCAGATCCGCTACCGCGCCGCCTGGCGGAGCGGCCGGCTGCCCGCCCCCGGCTTCAAGGCCCCCGGCGGCAGCTGGACCAGCTGGGCCGCCCTGGCCTTCCTGGTCGCCGTGGTGGTGCTGATCGCCCTGGACGAGGGCAGCCGGATCTCGCTCTACGTCTTCCCGGTCTGGGCTCTGTTCCTGGTGGCCGGCTACCAGGTGCTCAAGCGGCGCAACCCCGCCGCGGTGCTCGCCGCCGGGGCACCGGCCGGGCCGGAGCCGCAGGTCCGCGCGGAGTCCGGCAGCTGA
- a CDS encoding M67 family metallopeptidase codes for MLTITRELRDRIVAHARADHPDEACGVIAGPAGSGRPERFIPMLNAARSPTFYEFDSADLLKLYREMDDRDEEPVVIYHSHTATEAYPSRTDVGYASEPFAHYVLVSTAEGTGEEDPYQFRSFRIVDGVITEEDVEVVEAYAG; via the coding sequence ATGCTGACCATCACCCGAGAACTGCGCGACCGGATCGTCGCCCACGCCCGCGCCGACCACCCGGACGAGGCCTGTGGCGTCATCGCGGGCCCGGCCGGCAGCGGACGGCCGGAGCGGTTCATCCCGATGCTCAACGCGGCCCGCTCGCCCACCTTCTACGAGTTCGACTCCGCGGACCTGCTGAAGCTCTACCGCGAGATGGACGACCGGGACGAGGAGCCGGTGGTGATCTACCACTCGCACACCGCCACCGAGGCCTACCCCTCGCGCACCGACGTCGGTTACGCCTCCGAGCCGTTCGCCCACTACGTGCTGGTCTCCACCGCCGAGGGCACCGGCGAGGAGGACCCGTACCAGTTCCGCTCGTTCCGCATCGTGGACGGCGTGATCACGGAGGAGGACGTCGAGGTGGTCGAGGCGTACGCCGGCTGA
- a CDS encoding isochorismatase family protein: protein MHRALIVVDVQNDFCEGGSLAVAGGAEVAAAITDLIAESTPGYAHIVATRDHHIAPGAHFAAEPDYATSWPAHCVAGTEGVGFHPNFAPSVTSGAIEAVFSKGAYSAAYSGFEGLDENGGTLADWLRERQVTEVDVVGIATDHCVRATALDAAREGFRARVLLDLTAGVAAATTAAALDELRSAGVELTGTPTVRG, encoded by the coding sequence ATGCACCGGGCCCTGATCGTCGTCGACGTGCAGAACGACTTCTGCGAGGGCGGCAGCCTGGCCGTCGCCGGCGGCGCCGAGGTCGCCGCCGCGATCACCGACCTGATCGCCGAATCCACCCCCGGCTACGCCCACATCGTCGCCACCCGCGACCACCACATCGCGCCCGGGGCGCACTTCGCGGCCGAACCCGACTACGCGACCTCCTGGCCGGCGCACTGCGTCGCGGGCACCGAGGGCGTCGGCTTCCACCCCAACTTCGCCCCCTCGGTCACCTCAGGCGCCATCGAGGCGGTCTTCTCCAAGGGCGCCTACTCGGCCGCCTACAGCGGCTTCGAGGGTCTGGACGAGAACGGCGGCACGCTCGCCGACTGGCTCCGCGAGCGGCAGGTCACCGAGGTGGACGTGGTCGGCATCGCCACCGACCACTGCGTCCGGGCCACCGCCCTGGACGCCGCCCGCGAGGGCTTCCGGGCCCGGGTGCTGCTCGACCTCACCGCCGGTGTGGCGGCCGCGACCACGGCTGCCGCGCTCGACGAACTCCGCTCCGCCGGCGTCGAGTTGACCGGCACCCCGACGGTCCGCGGCTAG
- a CDS encoding nicotinate phosphoribosyltransferase: MDAITAHRSSALLTDRYELTMLQAALRSGAAHRRSVFEVFTRRLPNGRRYGVLAGTGRVLDAVEAFRFTTPQLDWLADERVVDEDTLRFLADYRFTGDIHGYPEGEVYFPGSPVLTVEGSFAEAVILETVILSILNYDSAIAAAASRMSSAAGERPVIEMGARRAHELAAVSAARAAYVAGFSATSDLEAGYTYGIPTRGTAAHAFTLVHDTERDAFTAQIDSMGRGTTLLVDTYDLTEAVSTAVEVAGPGLGAVRIDSGDLTLLAHRVRRQLDELGAHDTRILVTSDLDEYAIAALAAAPVDGYGVGTQLVTGSGHPTCAMVYKLVARASGPDGELTPVAKRSAGGKTSIGGRKWAARRPDADGVAEAEVVGTGPMPAELEPHLLQVPLVSKGEVVGREPLEAARERHLRARAALPLSATQLSRGEPVIATELHGLTPERSL; the protein is encoded by the coding sequence ATGGACGCCATCACCGCGCACCGTTCCTCCGCGCTGCTCACCGACCGGTACGAACTCACCATGCTGCAGGCCGCCCTGCGCAGCGGCGCCGCACACCGCCGCTCGGTCTTCGAGGTGTTCACCCGCCGCCTGCCGAACGGCCGCCGCTACGGTGTGCTGGCCGGCACCGGCCGTGTCCTGGACGCCGTGGAGGCCTTCCGGTTCACCACCCCGCAGCTGGACTGGCTGGCCGACGAGCGGGTGGTGGACGAGGACACCCTGCGCTTCCTCGCCGACTACCGCTTCACCGGTGACATCCACGGCTACCCGGAGGGCGAGGTCTACTTCCCCGGCTCCCCGGTGCTCACCGTGGAGGGCAGCTTCGCCGAGGCGGTGATCCTGGAGACGGTGATCCTCTCGATCCTCAACTACGACTCGGCCATCGCCGCCGCGGCGTCCCGGATGAGCTCCGCCGCCGGGGAGCGGCCGGTGATCGAGATGGGCGCCCGGCGGGCCCACGAGCTGGCCGCCGTCTCGGCCGCCCGGGCCGCGTACGTGGCCGGGTTCAGCGCCACCTCCGACCTGGAGGCCGGCTACACCTACGGCATCCCGACCCGGGGCACCGCCGCGCACGCCTTCACCCTGGTGCACGACACCGAGCGCGACGCCTTCACCGCGCAGATCGACTCGATGGGCCGGGGCACCACCCTGCTGGTGGACACCTACGACCTCACCGAGGCCGTCAGCACCGCCGTGGAGGTGGCCGGCCCCGGGCTCGGCGCCGTCCGGATCGACTCCGGCGACCTCACCCTGCTCGCCCACCGGGTCCGCCGCCAGCTGGACGAGCTGGGCGCCCACGACACCCGCATCCTCGTCACCTCCGACCTGGACGAGTACGCCATCGCCGCGCTCGCCGCCGCCCCGGTGGACGGCTACGGCGTCGGCACCCAGCTGGTCACCGGCAGCGGCCACCCCACCTGCGCCATGGTCTACAAGCTGGTGGCCCGGGCGAGCGGCCCGGACGGCGAGCTGACGCCGGTCGCCAAGCGCTCGGCCGGCGGCAAGACCAGCATCGGCGGCCGCAAGTGGGCGGCCCGCCGGCCCGACGCGGACGGCGTCGCCGAGGCCGAGGTGGTGGGCACCGGCCCGATGCCCGCCGAGCTGGAGCCGCACCTGCTGCAGGTCCCGCTGGTCAGCAAGGGCGAGGTGGTCGGCCGCGAGCCCCTGGAGGCCGCCCGCGAACGCCACCTGCGGGCCCGGGCCGCCCTCCCGCTGTCGGCCACCCAGCTCTCCCGCGGCGAGCCGGTCATCGCCACCGAGCTGCACGGGCTCACCCCCGAACGGTCCCTGTGA
- the clpS gene encoding ATP-dependent Clp protease adapter ClpS codes for MSVAPAEIERPEIEGLPVAEPDTPWVTIVHNDPVNLMSYVQYVFQAYFGYPKDKARELMMEVHTKGRAVVSSGTREEMERDVQAMHGYGLWATLQHD; via the coding sequence GTGAGTGTCGCCCCGGCGGAGATCGAGCGCCCTGAGATCGAGGGCCTACCGGTGGCGGAGCCCGACACGCCCTGGGTGACCATCGTCCACAACGACCCGGTCAACCTGATGAGCTACGTCCAGTACGTCTTCCAGGCCTATTTCGGCTACCCGAAGGACAAGGCGCGCGAGCTGATGATGGAGGTCCACACCAAGGGCCGGGCCGTGGTCTCCAGCGGCACCCGCGAGGAGATGGAGCGGGACGTCCAGGCGATGCACGGCTACGGGCTGTGGGCCACCCTCCAGCACGACTGA
- a CDS encoding putative leader peptide → MRSVDVSNQAPGTRLVARLHVDLCRLASAICPGTADAR, encoded by the coding sequence ATGCGTTCCGTCGATGTGAGCAACCAGGCCCCAGGCACCCGCCTCGTGGCGCGCCTGCACGTCGACCTGTGCCGGCTCGCCAGCGCGATCTGTCCCGGCACCGCCGACGCCCGCTGA
- a CDS encoding PLP-dependent cysteine synthase family protein: MRYDSPIDAVGNTPLVRLPRLSAAVPGNEDGLVTLWAKLEDRNPTGSIKDRPALHMIERAEAAGRLTPGCTILEPTSGNTGISLAMAAKLKGYRMVCVMPENTSEERRELLRMWGAEIIPSPAAGGSNTAVRIAKEIAAEHPDWVMLYQYGNPDNAGAHYATTGPEILADLPTVTHFVAGLGTTGTLMGVGRFLREKVPGVQIVAAEPRYDDLVYGLRNLDEGFVPELYDAEVLTTRFSVGSDDAVRRTRELLQQEGIFAGVSTGAILHAAIGVGRKAARAGERADVVFVVADGGWKYLSTGIYTAETTEQAVEALQGQLWA; the protein is encoded by the coding sequence ATGCGCTACGACAGCCCGATCGACGCCGTCGGCAACACCCCGCTGGTCCGGCTGCCCCGGCTCTCCGCCGCGGTGCCGGGCAACGAGGACGGCCTGGTCACGCTCTGGGCCAAGCTGGAGGACCGCAACCCCACCGGCTCGATCAAGGACCGCCCGGCCCTGCACATGATCGAGCGGGCGGAGGCCGCCGGCCGGCTCACCCCGGGCTGCACCATCCTGGAGCCCACCAGCGGCAACACCGGCATCTCGCTCGCCATGGCGGCCAAGCTCAAGGGCTACCGGATGGTCTGCGTGATGCCGGAGAACACCAGCGAGGAACGTCGCGAGCTGCTCCGGATGTGGGGCGCCGAGATCATCCCCTCCCCGGCCGCCGGCGGCTCCAACACCGCCGTCCGGATCGCCAAGGAGATCGCCGCCGAGCACCCGGACTGGGTGATGCTCTACCAGTACGGCAACCCCGACAACGCCGGCGCGCACTACGCCACCACCGGCCCGGAGATCCTCGCCGACCTGCCGACCGTCACCCACTTCGTCGCCGGCCTCGGCACCACCGGCACCCTGATGGGCGTCGGCCGCTTCCTGCGCGAGAAGGTCCCCGGCGTGCAGATCGTCGCCGCCGAGCCGCGCTACGACGACCTGGTGTACGGGCTGCGCAACCTCGACGAGGGCTTCGTCCCCGAGCTGTACGACGCCGAGGTGCTCACCACCCGGTTCAGCGTCGGCTCGGACGACGCGGTCCGCCGTACCCGCGAACTCCTCCAGCAGGAGGGCATCTTCGCCGGCGTCTCCACCGGCGCCATCCTGCACGCGGCGATCGGCGTCGGCCGGAAGGCCGCCCGGGCCGGAGAGCGGGCGGACGTGGTGTTCGTGGTCGCGGACGGCGGCTGGAAGTACCTGTCCACCGGCATCTACACCGCCGAGACCACCGAGCAGGCGGTCGAGGCGCTGCAGGGCCAGCTCTGGGCCTGA